A genomic window from Carassius gibelio isolate Cgi1373 ecotype wild population from Czech Republic chromosome A11, carGib1.2-hapl.c, whole genome shotgun sequence includes:
- the LOC128022458 gene encoding myomesin-2-like isoform X3: MAEQAYTVPTFRERAPEGMQEYQRMAAHFGRDLVQLQHELHRMKVATKEQVDNIEITREVRGMMPLRTDFPAEVPTAPDFLVSLRSHTVWEKTPVKLFCTVSGKPNPIVKWYRNNVAIEPLSAPGKYKIENKYGVHSLIISRCAVTDSGIYSAVATNPHGKATSKATVCVRRPPGAGELSHLPGQVPLLSGIHLSKLEVTLLESFGVTFGTEGESVSLVANMVVVPDLPNLPPETMWYRDDTLLMPSRWAEMSVGGGVAKLTLPHLNKDDEGLYTLRIWTKDGTAEHSAYLFVKDATPTVAGAPGAPMDVAVFDVNADYILVSWKPPNTTHEAPITGYFVDRRKSGTKDWVQCNDSPVKVCKLPVHGLTEGASYHFRVRAVNKDGISLPSRMSSGVTAAEVESDVEGVPSAPGQVIASRNTKTSAFVQWEPPKHANNLMGYYVDASLVGSKKWFPCNHRPYKHTRFVVHGLVPGDTYVFRVQAVNAYGLSEESQESAPLFIDAALSTPSAPYDISLLNCDGSSMTLAWKRPKNTGGSKITSYYLDKREAESVDWKEVSPSPAAHRTFTVENLTTGVFYEFKIQAANLAGVGLPSEPSKAFACEAWTMAEPGPAYDISFWEVRDSSILVQWKPPVYAGAGPITGYFLDMAKKGSSDFVAVNAEPVGHCYLKVSGLETGTSYVFRVRAVNAKGVGKASVVSDPVCAKALPGTKEIVCGVDDETGDIFLNFEACDVSETSKFTWSKSYKEINESSRVSITSSGRHSKLTFVNAEKEDLGIYSVAVTDTDGVSSSYSVNDEELKKMLELSYNIKHPIVPLKTELNYEILEKGHVRFWVQAMKLSSSVNYRFIVNDKAITSAEGNKISHDVSTGIIQMTVEHFTKANEGTYTIQIHDGKAKSQSSLVLVGDAFKVALKEAEFQRKEHIRKQGPHFSEYLSFHVTDDCTVMLVCKLANVKKETTFTWFKDDEGITADVPPNPMSGSCSLPIPMFSRKDQGIYKAVLGDDRGKDTSVYEISGKVFEDIINAIASIAGSSASDLVLQCTPEGIRLQCYMKYYTEEMKTSWFHRESKISSSEKMRIGGTSEMAWMQICEPTDKEKGQYTIEIHDGTKSHTRTFDLSGQAYTDAYAEFQRLKAAAFAEKNRGRVVGGLPDVVTIMEKKSLSLTCTVWGDPTPEVTWFKNEQEVVSDDRYKITFEGGKFASLTINNVQVEDSGKYSINVRNKYGGEFVEITVSVYKQGGDIPEPKLGQMAKPVVTPKPATPAPQSAKTPTPQTPQPPQTPTPSVKSPTPTPPPSVKSPTPTPAPKSPTPPRSMRSPTPPRSMRSPTPTKK, from the exons ATGGCGGAGCAAGCCTACACAGTGCCAACCTTCAGGGAGAG GGCTCCTGAAGGCATGCAGGAGTATCAGAGAATGGCGGCTCACTTCGGAAGAGATCTGGTTCAGCTGCAGCACGAGCTGCACAGGATGAAAGTGGCCACAAAGGAGCAAGTAGACAACATTGAGATCACTAGGGAG GTGAGGGGAATGATGCCTTTGAGGACGGATTTTCCTGCTGAGGTTCCCACAGCACCGGACTTCCTGGTCAGTCTGAGATCTCACACCGTGTGGGAGAAGACTCCGGTCAAGCTGTTCTGCACTGTGTCCGGCAAACCCAACCCTATTGTCAAATG GTATAGGAATAATGTTGCCATTGAACCCTTGAGCGCTCCTGGAAAGTACAAAATTGAGAACAAGTATGGGGTTCACAGTCTGATTATTAGCAG ATGTGCAGTTACTGATTCTGGAATATACAGTGCTGTGGCAACCAATCCACATGGAAAGGCCACCTCCAAGGCTACTGTCTGTGTCAGGA GGCCACCAGGGGCAGGAGAGCTCTCCCATCTGCCAGGACAAG TTCCTCTGCTCAGCGGCATTCATCTCAGTAAGCTCGAGGTGACCCTGCTGGAATCATTCGGGGTGACGTTTGGTACCGAAGGAGAGTCTGTTAGTCTGGTGGCTAACATGGTGGTGGTGCCTGATCTGCCAAACCTGCCACCCGAGACCATGTGGTACAGAGATG ATACTTTGCTAATGCCATCCAGGTGGGCTGAGATGTCTGTTGGTGGTGGGGTCGCCAAGCTCACTCTTCCTCACCTGAACAAGGACGATGAGGGTCTTTACACGCTTCGCATTTGGACCAAGGATGGAACTGCAGAACACAGTGCTTACCTGTTTGTTAAAG ATGCCACTCCCACAGTGGCTGGGGCCCCTGGAGCCCCCATGGATGTTGCAGTCTTTGATGTCAATGCAGATTACATCCTGGTCTCCTGGAAACCTCCAAACACCACCCATGAGGCTCCCATCACTGGATACTTCGTGGACAG ACGTAAGTCAGGAACTAAAGACTGGGTCCAGTGCAATGACTCCCCTGTCAAAGTGTGTAAGCTGCCCGTCCACGGCCTGACCGAGGGGGCGTCCTATCACTTCAGAGTGAGGGCTGTGAACAAAGATGGCATCAGTCTGCCCTCCAGGATGTCTTCTGGAGTGACCGCTGCAGAAGTGGAGAGTGATGTGGAAG GTGTCCCCTCTGCCCCAGGACAGGTGATTGCTTCCAGGAACACCAAAACCTCTGCTTTTGTGCAGTGGGAGCCCCCGAAACACGCCAACAACCTCATGGGTTATTACGTGGATGCATCTCTGGTCGGCTCCAAGAAATGGTTCCCTTGTAACCACAGGCCTTACAAGCACACCAG GTTTGTGGTCCATGGTTTGGTCCCTGGAGACACTTACGTGTTCCGTGTGCAAGCTGTGAATGCTTACGGTTTGAGTGAAGAATCACAGGAATCTGCTCCTCTCTTCATTGATGCTGCTCTTT CTACTCCCTCTGCCCCATACGACATCAGTCTGCTGAACTGTGATGGATCCTCCATGACCCTGGCCTGGAAACGCCCCAAAAACACAGGCGGCTCTAAGATCACGTCTTACTACCTGGACAAGCGCGAGGCAGAATCAGTGGACTGGAAGGAGGTTAGCCCCAGTCCGGCTGCCCACAGGACCTTCACG GTGGAGAATCTGACCACTGGAGTTTTCTACGAGTTCAAGATTCAGGCTGCTAACTTGGCTGGAGTTGGCCTTCCATCTGAGCCCAGCAAAGCTTTTGCCTGCGAGGCCTGGACAATGGCTGAACCTG GCCCAGCATATGACATTAGTTTCTGGGAGGTGCGTGATAGCTCCATCCTGGTGCAGTGGAAGCCTCCTGTGTACGCCGGAGCTGGTCCCATCACTGGCTACTTTTTGGACATGGCTAAGAAGGGCTCATCAGATTTTGTCGCCGTGAATGCGGAGCCAGTTGGGCATTGTTACCTAAAG GTGTCTGGACTAGAGACTGGAACTTCATATGTGTTCAGAGTGCGGGCTGTGAATGCTAAAGGTGTTGGAAAAGCTTCAGTTGTGTCCGATCCTGTATGTGCTAAAGCACTGCCAG gtacaaAGGAAATTGTATGTGGTGTGGATGATGAGACTGGAGACATTTTCTTGAACTTTGAAGCTTGTGATGTTTCTGAGACCTCGAAGTTCACATGGTCAAAGTCCTACAAAGAAATCAATGAATCAAGCAGGGTCTCTATCACCTCCTCTGGAAGACA CTCCAAGCTGACATTTGTAAATGCTGAGAAGGAGGATCTGGGCATCTACTCTGTCGCGGTGACCGATACAGATGGAGTTTCATCCAGTTACTCAGTCAATGACGAAG AGCTCAAGAAAATGCTTGAGCTGAGCTACAACATCAAACATCCCA TTGTTCCACTGAAGACGGAGCTGAACTATGAGATTCTGGAGAAGGGTcacgtgcgtttctgggtgcagGCTATGAAGTTGTCCTCCTCTGTCAACTACAGGTTCATCGTCAATGATAAAGCCATCACGAGTGCTGAG GGTAACAAAATCAGCCATGATGTTTCTACTGGAATCATCCAGATGACTGTTGAGCACTTCACCAAGGCCAATGAAGGCACTTACACCATTCAGATCCACGATGGCAAGGCCAAGAGCCAAAGCTCACTGGTTCTTGTGGGAGACG CATTCAAAGTTGCTCTGAAGGAAGCTGAGTTCCAGAGAAAAGAGCACATCAGAAAACAAG GCCCTCACTTCTCAGAGTACCTGTCTTTCCATGTGACGGATGACTGCACAGTGATGCTAGTCTGCAAG CTGGCCAATGTGAAGAAAGAGACAACATTTACCTGGTTTAAAGATGATGAAGGAATCACTGCTGATGTTCCACCAAACCCAATGTCTGGATCTTGCTCTCTTCCAATCCCCATG TTTTCCAGGAAAGACCAGGGAATTTACAAAGCTGTACTGGGTGATGACCGTGGAAAGGACACCTCTGTCTATGAAATTTCTGGCAAAG TGTTTGAGGATATCATCAATGCAATCGCCAGTATTGCTG GTTCCTCTGCCTCTGACCTGGTTCTTCAGTGCACACCGGAGGGCATTAGACTGCAATGCTACATGAAATACTACACAGAAGAGATGAAAACTAGCTGGTTTCatag AGAGAGTAAAATCTCCTCCTCGGAGAAGATGAGAATCGGAGGCACGTCTGAAATGGCCTGGATGCAGATCTGTGAGCCCACAGATAAGGAAAAGGGTCAATATACCATTGAGATTCATGATGGGACGAAATCACACACTCGCACCTTTGACCTTTCTGGACAAG CATACACCGATGCCTATGCAGAATTCCAAAGACTGAA AGCTGCTGCCTTTGCTGAGAAGA ACCGTGGTAGAGTGGTAGGTGGCCTGCCAGACGTTGTCACCATTATGGAGAAGAAG AGCCTGAGTCTAACTTGCACAGTGTGGGGTGACCCCACCCCAGAGGTCACCTGGTTTAAGAATGAGCAGGAAGTTGTGTCTGACGACCGCTACAAGATCACCTTTGAGGGCGGCAAATTCGCCAGCCTCACTATCAATAATGTGCAAGTGGAAGATTCTGGAAAGTACAGCATCAATGTACGGAACAAGTACGGAGGTGAATTTGTGGAGATCACAGTCAGTGTCTACAAACAAGGTGGAGACATCCCTGAGCCCAAACTGGGACAGATGGCCAAGCCCGTCGTGACCCCCAAGCCAGCTACACCCGCTCCACAGTCTGCGAAGACCCCGACTCCTCAAACTCCTCAACCTCCTCAAACTCCTACACCCTCCGTTAAGTCCCCAACCCCTACTCCACCTCCCTCTGTGAAATCACCCACTCCAACTCCAGCGCCTAAATCCCCCACCCCACCCAGATCCATGAGATCCCCCACCCCGCCAAGATCCATGAGATCCCCTACCCCTACTAAGAAGTAA